The segment AACTGTGACAGTCGATAATTGTCTGGGCGATTGACCGACTCGCGCCCTCTCTGCAGCACGGCCATAGAAACCTCACCGAACGCTGTCAGAAGCGTTGTGACCGCGTCAAGGTGATTCGGGAGAGAAATTCCTGTACCGTCGCCGAGAAAAAATCGGGGTTATCGATATTGGAAGCATGACCAGCGTCCGGAACCACGGTGAACTCTATGTCGGCATTGATGAGGCCCTCCGCGAGCCTCCTGTGCATATCCTGAAGCACCGCTGGCAAATTCTCTCCGTGCATAACCAACGTTGGGGTAGTAATCTGTGAAGCGTCAAGGTCACTCCTCGGGAAGCGCGCCATTGAATTGGCAATCTTAACGAACTCTCTATGAGAAATCCTGGGTGCTTTTTCCATGAGTCGCTGTACAGTCACGCCGTCACCAGCAACTCCCGGAGACATACGATTACCTACCCAGGTTTGGAACCGGTTCAGCGTCGTGTACCGAACAAACCGGTCAAGTAGGCCGAAGAACCGGAGGTTGGCGAAGATCAGCCGGCCTGTCAAGGGGAGCGGAGCTGCAGTAAACGTATCGGACACCACAAGGCCGGCCACCTTTTCGGGATACGTCGCGGCGTACATCTGGGCAATGCATCCGCCCATCGAAAGCCCACAGAGAACGGGATCCTCGATGTCTAGCGTCGTCAGAAGCGCATCAAGGTCTGCTGCGTATAACTCCATGGTATATGACTCGCGATCTGAGCCACCAGTGTACCCGTGACCGCGCACGTCGTACGCGACGGTCGTATACTCGTTGCTGAGAGTCTCCATCTGCGATTCCCACTGGATGGCGCTCATCGCCATACCGTGGATGAAAACGATAGGGGGACCGTCCCCACGACGTATGTAGTGCGTCTTTATATCGGTTGTTTGGACAGTTCCAGACTCGCTTGTCTCAGCACTCTCGACTAGATGGTTTTCTGTACGTTCTTTCTTGGAGCCGGGATTCTGTTCTTCCATCCAGTTAGTACGATGTCAATAGACATAACCCCGTTAGTGGCCGTGCTGAACAGAGCACAGGGGTAATCAGCGACTACTCCGAACCCAGTGCTGCCATCGAACTGTCTCTCTGGTTTATCGTCTGCGATGACGTAGAGTACCAAATGGCACCGATATTCAGAGAACGGATGGCCGCAGAGATGGATGACGGATTCGTCATCTACATCAACGGGATGCGGCTCAACAAGCTCCGGGCGCTCCCACAGTGGCTGCTAGCGAACTGGAAGGTCGCGAAGATGTTCAAGGAGCTGGAGGCGGACCCGGACAGCGGGTTCCTCGGGTACACGCCCATTTTCCTCGGATTTCGGAAAGGAGCTGCGATGCAGTACTGGCGGTCACTCGAGGACCTCCAGCGGTTCGCGACTGATCCGAACGGCTCTCACCTCCCAGCGTGGAAGTGGTACAACGAGAAGGCCGACCCGGACGGAGGACTCGGGTTCTGGGCAGAGCTCTACGTCATCGACGGCGACTCGTTTGAGACGTTCTTCCGGAACGTCCCACCGATCGGGATCGGAAAGTTCGCGAAAATGGTTCCGATGCGCGAACACGACCGGCGATTCGGACTCTCTCACGATGGGGCCGCCCGGAAAGCACCAGCAGCCGACGAGCCAATCGAGAGTGACGCCGATTCGGTTCTGGAGCTATCAGATTCATTGCCGAACAGAACTCCCTGTTTTCAGCACGACTGCAGTGTTGTTACTCCTATTTGATGAAATACGTGATGAATTTCCACCCGAGCCTACCGACAGATGGATGCTCTGTGTCTCTCGACAAGTGATAAATCCAGCCCTCAAGAACGACAACACTCTCCAACCTTTCCTCAGTGGCTTGCGATTTACCTCGTCTCTTGCCAACGTACGACGTGTTTATCTCGGCTCGCCGACAATATAACGTCTGGTTCTCGAACGACCGGCGCTTTTCGCGCAGTTCACCGGGGATCGGAAAACACTATGACACAGTACGAATCGGCGCTCGAAGAACGACCGACCCCTCAACAGCGGATGCGGCTGAGTGCGATCAGTGCGCTCGTCGGCGGCGGCCTGCTCATGATCACCGGGATCGCCCTGCTCAGCGTTCTCAACGAAGCCGAGTTCGCGATCGTCAGTCCGATCGGCATCGTCGCGTCAATCCTTATCGCACTCGGATTGCCGGCGCTCTACGCGAGCGAACACCGATGGTTCGGTCGCCTCGCGACTGCCGGGTTCTGGACGATGACCGTCGGGTGGGTCATCGCGACAGTGGCGCTCCCGATAGCGGAATACGGCTCCGGGGTGGCTTTTATCCCGACCCTACTCGGATGGCTCGTCGCGTTTCTCGGGGCACTCGTCTTCGGTGTCGCGGTACTTCGGAGCGACGCTGCGACGACGCCACGACTCGGCGCTTGGTTGCTGGTCGCGGCACTACCCGTCGGCCTGCCGTTCGCCATCGCCTTCACGACCTACGTGATGGGTGAGGGCGCCGACCCGTGGGCAGGGCCGTTCCTGTTGTACGGACTCGCGTGGGTCGTCTTCGGGCGCTACCTCCGATCGGCGGACTGGGCTAGGACTGCCTCGGCTGAGGTCACGAGCGACTGAATCTCGCTGCGGTGGTTGGCGGCGAATCGAAATGCCCGGCGATTCGGCCCCCTACTTTGACGTCGTCGTGATTCTCGTCCGGCCGACTGGTTCAGGTACCTGTTACACATACGCGCTGTTCCGAGCGATTCGATTCACCCTCACCGGGTGCCGGGTCCATAGCAGATTCGGGCCCCCTCTTAGCATGGCCACAGAAACCCCCCGAGCGCTGTCAGGAGCGACGTGCTGACTACAGAGGATGTATGCAGCAACTCGTTGGTCTGTGTTTCGTGTTAGGAAGCCTGAACACACGATAGGAAGCCCGTGCGAACTGATCAAAGGATTTCTTGCCCATCCTTATGCTTCAGGACCAGTGTCAGATTCTTTTTGTCAACGACGTAAACAAGAGGGTATGGGGACGAAACAGATGCGAGTCAGCGAGGACCTGCACGCCCGGGTGAAATCAGAGAACTGGGAGGGGGAAACGCTAGCCGAAACACTGGACCGGTTGGTCGGTGGCTATTCTCTCACCGACTTCGCCGACGACGCGGCGGAACTTGATCTCGATGTGAGCGTCGAGGAGGCGACTGACGGGTCGGTCGAAGCGACGCCGCCTGAGTCGGAATGATTCTGGACACGCAGCCTGGGTGCACTGGCCGACGGCGACGAGGCTGCACGCGAGAAGGCACGAGAGCTTGATGAGAGAGTCGTTCCGACTCTCGTTCCGACAGCAGTCTTCTGGGAGGTGTACACTGGTATTGGAAATGCTCCACTGGCGGAGCGAGGGGAGAAACTGCGCGCACTCTACGAGCGACTGATCGCTAGCCGTTCAACTGTTGACCTCTCACCGGAGGTAGCCCGGCGGGCAGGCAAGTTGAACGGGGAACACATGAACTCCGATGTGCTGGGAGAACTCGACGGTGCCGACTCAGTCGTCGCTGCTCATGGTCTACTCCTCGACGAGCCGGTGGTCTCGAACGATTCCGACTTTCAAGATGTCGAAGATCTCGACGTAGAGACCTACTGAGTTGCGACAGCCACCCCACCTCTGCCGAACGATTCGTAGCTTCCCTGTACTTAATGCCGACCCAAGACAGTTCCGTGACCGATACGGCCCTGAGTTCAGCACGACCGCAGAGACCTCCTCAGACTCTGTCAGAAGAGGTGTGCAACACTCAGAGGGAGTATCCACCGGTTTCGTTGCGCGCGCCTATACTCCTCATTTCGATAGGTGGGCAGTCACGTCGCTTGAGGAGACCATCCCAACGTAATCGTCATCAACGACCGGGAGGTGTTTGATACCGTATGTGGTCATCATCGCGGCCACCTCCTCCACGTAATTGTCCGGCGAAGCGGTTTCGACATTGGTCGTCATTATATCGGCCACCTGTAACTCCGAGACGTTTCGCCCCTCAGCAACGGCGGCAAGTACATCAGTACTGCTGATGATGCCTCGTGGCGTGGTTCTGACAACGAGGGCGTTGACGTCCTTCTCCCTCATCTGTTGTGCGGCTTCCTTGACCGTTGCTTCCGCCGAGGTCGTCTCTAGGGGGGAAGACATCACTTCTTCGGCAGTGACTCTCTCGCTGGGACTCATACCCCTAGAGACGGATGCGAATAGTAAGGTATGTTGTTGTAGCGGCAACGAGCCCCCTTCGGAGTCGAAGGAGTGCAAGAGGACGCTCCTAGCGGGGACAGGGGTGTAAGATACGCGCCCTCTATTCAGCACGGCTACAGAAACTTCACCGAACGCTGTCAGAAGGTGCGTGCAAGACTTAGAGGATGTATTCCGCAGGCGCCCGTTCGGCGAACCGACGTGGACGGCGGTAGAGTGGGGTGGGTTGGCCGAGACGTTACTCGTCGGTGACGATGACCGCACCACGCATTCCGAACTCGTTGTAGACCGTCTCACCTTCGAAGTTCGGTACCTCGAAGGGTGCGCCGTGGGGCGTACAGTAGTAGAGGTAGTTGCCGGGTTCGTCGAACGTGACCGCGTAGGTCAGCCCCGGCTGGTAGACGACACCGTCGGGGTTCTCGAATAGGGGGCCGTTCCCGTCTTGCTTCAATGAGACGACGTTGTGGGGAATCGGTGGGAACCCCTCAGGGTATTCCTGCCACGTCCAGACGACCTCCGTCCCGGGCGACACCTCGACGGCCACGGGGTCGAACGCGACTGGGAGCATCGGGGGGAAGCCCGGAAGCGTGACGTTCGTCATCGCTCCGTTGACCACCTCAACGGTGTCCTGTCCAGTTGCATTGACGACACCATCGGCCCAGACGGGTGAGGGCTTGTACAGGGCGGGCTCGTTCAGAAAGGCCCCGACGCCGTTCCCGTTGCCGAAGTTGTTCCCCTTCCGTTCGGGCTTGGCTCCGAGCGCGGTGCCTACACCGACGGTCGAGAGGAGTGAGAGAGTTCCGACAGTCTTCAGTACAGTACGGCGGTTGGATGTGGGAGAGTGTGATTCCTGCATGGTGCTACGACATCAACTGTCGTCACTATCTGATAGCCAAAGAACAGCATAAGCATATATACGACAACACTTGTCATATCGCGGTGTCAGGCCCGTATCATGCTCATCTCGCGCTC is part of the Halogeometricum sp. S1BR25-6 genome and harbors:
- a CDS encoding alpha/beta fold hydrolase; the protein is MEEQNPGSKKERTENHLVESAETSESGTVQTTDIKTHYIRRGDGPPIVFIHGMAMSAIQWESQMETLSNEYTTVAYDVRGHGYTGGSDRESYTMELYAADLDALLTTLDIEDPVLCGLSMGGCIAQMYAATYPEKVAGLVVSDTFTAAPLPLTGRLIFANLRFFGLLDRFVRYTTLNRFQTWVGNRMSPGVAGDGVTVQRLMEKAPRISHREFVKIANSMARFPRSDLDASQITTPTLVMHGENLPAVLQDMHRRLAEGLINADIEFTVVPDAGHASNIDNPDFFSATVQEFLSRITLTRSQRF
- a CDS encoding monooxygenase family protein, which gives rise to MAPIFRERMAAEMDDGFVIYINGMRLNKLRALPQWLLANWKVAKMFKELEADPDSGFLGYTPIFLGFRKGAAMQYWRSLEDLQRFATDPNGSHLPAWKWYNEKADPDGGLGFWAELYVIDGDSFETFFRNVPPIGIGKFAKMVPMREHDRRFGLSHDGAARKAPAADEPIESDADSVLELSDSLPNRTPCFQHDCSVVTPI
- a CDS encoding PIN domain-containing protein, coding for MADGDEAAREKARELDERVVPTLVPTAVFWEVYTGIGNAPLAERGEKLRALYERLIASRSTVDLSPEVARRAGKLNGEHMNSDVLGELDGADSVVAAHGLLLDEPVVSNDSDFQDVEDLDVETY
- a CDS encoding CBS domain-containing protein is translated as MSPSERVTAEEVMSSPLETTSAEATVKEAAQQMREKDVNALVVRTTPRGIISSTDVLAAVAEGRNVSELQVADIMTTNVETASPDNYVEEVAAMMTTYGIKHLPVVDDDYVGMVSSSDVTAHLSK
- a CDS encoding plastocyanin/azurin family copper-binding protein, whose translation is MQESHSPTSNRRTVLKTVGTLSLLSTVGVGTALGAKPERKGNNFGNGNGVGAFLNEPALYKPSPVWADGVVNATGQDTVEVVNGAMTNVTLPGFPPMLPVAFDPVAVEVSPGTEVVWTWQEYPEGFPPIPHNVVSLKQDGNGPLFENPDGVVYQPGLTYAVTFDEPGNYLYYCTPHGAPFEVPNFEGETVYNEFGMRGAVIVTDE